A genome region from Arthrobacter agilis includes the following:
- a CDS encoding alpha/beta hydrolase: MVSPRWWKRCLTVVAPVLIIVAVAGGINAYYGSFPTLRAVTGNSDIPELGAVDAPEDPGPTTTLAAWAPPSDMPAAGKVYRTTIPGTVSGVKAGPAYVYLPPAYLASTPANVPVLVLIHGDPGGPQDWITGGQLPAVLDAYAAAHKGLAPIAVLPDASASTGPTPSLCLDSNYGRAGTYLSEDVPAWVKSTLKAGTRADTDWAIGGFSYGGTCSLTLAFGHPDVYPTFLDISGEDKPTISDGQDALISRYFSGDAAAFAAQNPLDVVRTKTFPDTAGIVTVGADDSFYRPQGQEVAAALQKAGVDVQLQTVPGGHTWEAWKAGLQNNLDWLMQRYGVLPATG, from the coding sequence GTGGTGTCCCCCCGCTGGTGGAAGCGGTGCCTGACCGTCGTCGCGCCCGTCCTGATCATCGTCGCCGTGGCGGGAGGCATCAACGCCTACTACGGTTCCTTCCCCACCCTGCGGGCGGTGACCGGGAACAGCGACATCCCGGAGCTCGGAGCCGTCGACGCCCCGGAGGATCCGGGACCGACCACCACCCTCGCAGCCTGGGCGCCGCCCTCGGACATGCCCGCGGCCGGGAAGGTGTACCGGACGACGATCCCGGGGACGGTCTCCGGGGTGAAGGCCGGTCCCGCGTACGTCTACCTCCCGCCGGCGTATCTCGCCTCCACGCCGGCGAACGTTCCCGTGCTGGTCCTGATCCACGGGGATCCCGGCGGACCGCAGGACTGGATCACGGGCGGCCAGCTGCCCGCGGTGCTCGATGCGTACGCCGCCGCGCACAAGGGACTGGCGCCGATCGCCGTCCTCCCCGACGCGTCCGCCAGTACGGGGCCCACGCCGTCCCTGTGCCTCGACAGCAACTACGGCCGCGCGGGGACGTACCTGTCCGAGGACGTGCCGGCCTGGGTGAAGTCCACTCTGAAGGCCGGGACCCGGGCCGACACGGACTGGGCGATCGGCGGGTTCTCCTACGGCGGTACCTGCTCCCTGACCCTCGCGTTCGGGCATCCCGACGTCTACCCGACGTTCCTCGACATCTCGGGCGAGGACAAGCCGACGATCAGCGACGGGCAGGATGCCCTGATCAGCAGGTACTTCTCCGGCGATGCGGCAGCCTTCGCCGCCCAGAACCCCCTCGACGTGGTCAGGACGAAGACGTTCCCCGATACGGCGGGCATCGTCACGGTCGGCGCCGACGACAGCTTCTACCGGCCCCAGGGCCAGGAGGTGGCGGCCGCACTGCAGAAGGCCGGCGTGGACGTGCAGTTGCAGACGGTACCGGGCGGTCACACGTGGGAGGCGTGGAAGGCCGGGCTGCAGAACAACCTGGACTGGCTGATGCAGCGGTACGGTGTCCTGCCCGCGACGGGCTAG